CGGGGATGAGGTCCGGTACCCTCGTGGCGGGAACGGCGCAGATGACTGCGTCCGCCTCGATGGGGCCGGCGTCCGTCGCGACGCGCGTCACGATGTCGCTTCGCGCTTCAACTCGATGGACGGTGGTCGAGACGCGGATCGCGTCTCCGCACGCGGCGGCCAGTGCGCGGGCGAGGTCGGAGGTCCCTTTCTCGGGTACCCAGAGTTTGTCCGCCCTCAACAGAATCTCCGACACGTACGTCAGCATGTACGCCTGACCGGAGTTGCCGACGTCACCCATCGTTATCGCCTCAAAGAAGCCCTTGAGGGTCGACTGCACGGACTGGGGCACCGCAATTCTGTCCAGGTAGTCGCCAAACGTCTCGGCGTCGTTCCACTCCGCGAGTCGGCTGTCGCTCATGAATCCGAGTCGCGTGGATCGGTGAGTCGTGTCGCCGAACAGCTTGCGGCATGCCCGGATGGACCGGGGCGAAAGAAAACCCAGGGACCCGGCCGCCGGGAGATTCCTGATGAGGTTCGTGGCCGAAAGGCCCGGTGTCGTTGTGACCCACCTGCCATGCCGGTACCAGCCGAGCTTCATCTTCGAGCGAGCCTGCGGCACGCCCAACTCGTGGCACATTTCGTGGGCCACGTCGCAGGACGAAGTGAAGAAGTCCGCCCCGGCATCCACGAAAAAACCGTCCACTTGTTCGCCCGCCAGACGCCCACCCACGTGTGCGAGCGACTCCAGCAGCATGGGCTCAATGCCCTTCTTCTTGAGCGTGTAGGCGGCGCTGAGACCGGCCGCTCCTCCCCCGATGATGACGACTCGTCGTGGGTTCATTGGACCTGTCGGTTTTGATGAGATGAACGTGATGCCCGGGGCCAGGTGGGCCGCTCCAGCGGAGCCGTCACCCACTCAAATTGGGGGAGGTGCGATCCGCGCCTAGAAGGCTCTAGCGGCAGGCAGAGCGGGGGAAGGGACGATTCTTATGGATATGGAGCAAAAGACGAAGAAAAGGCACGACTTTTAGTCCCGATCTGCTCGGCTCAGCAACGGCCGCACGAACTTTTCGTTGAACGCGGCGAAGAGCTGATCGGGATCCATACACTCGAGTTCTCGCAGCGTGCATCCCGGCCATCGTTTGCTTTTTCGCGTCAGCGTCGGGCGGGCGAAGCGGACGATCCTGCTCACGCTCTCCCAGCTCAGGCCCGACAGGCGAAGCTGATGGGCGCGCAGCATCACGAGACCGCCGAGGAAACGGTTCAGCGTCGTCGCGCGCGCGGTGGCGTCGGCGAACTGCTGCGAGAGGGTGACCGGGGAGCAGCGGACGGCACGGGCCAGCTCGCCGGCGCAGCGCAGGGGCGTGCTCTGGGCTTTGGTGGCGGCTATGGACAAGCCTGTGCGCAGGAGTCGGGGGAGATCCGATCGGTGTATGACGTAAGCCAGATGAGACAACCCCGATTTGCTGCGCACCCGCACGATTTCATGGGGGAGTTGCGTCTCGAGTTTGTCGAACCAGACGAGTGCGGATACCCGCACATCGCTCAACCAGCGCGCCACTGCCGAGTCGCGGTCCGTCACCAGGATGACCGGGATCAGTGGCAGGATCCGCTCAACGTCCTTGAGCAGTTCGACCGTCTCGGGCACAACCCAACTGCGACACGCGATGATCAGACCGGTGGTATCGCCTTCTTCGCCCGTGACGACCGCGGCCGCATCGCGCACGACGGTGACGGGGCCCTCCACGGCAGCCTGCACGCGCTCGGCGTCACCTGACGTATGGGCGAAGATGCGGATCAATTCAGGGGGTCCGCGGCCAGCGACATGCGAGGCTGCTCAGCGAGACGGCTCTCATCGAACACCGTGTAGCTGTGTCACGAACCGGTGCGGTATCGTGATTATTTGGCGATCCAGCGGTTCACGCGCATGAGATTACGGTGACCGAGAAACAGCGCGCAAGGATGACCGAACCGGCTCACCGGGGAGTTTCGTGCCCTTGAACCCTGCCTGCGAGTCTTGCCGAGCGACATTTGCGGTATATTATCGTGACAAACGAGCGATAATCGCGGAATGGCTGCAGCGGGAAGCCTGGATTTCCGGTGCGGCGGAGAAGTGAACAAATGGCTGAGAGTTCCGCCGAGTGGCAGCGACAGGTGGAGGCGCTTCGAGAGCGCGTCACGAGGTTGAGTGCCGCCGTCCTGCGCATCAGCAGTACCCTGGATCTGGATACCGTCCTCCAGGAGGTCGCCGACAGCGCCCGAGCCCTGACCGGGGCGCGCTACGGCCTGATCACCACGGTCGACCGCGCCGGGCACCTCGAGGACTTCGTCACTTCCGGCTTTACACCCCGGGAGAAGGACGAGATGGCTTCGTGGCCGGATGGACCGCGGCTCTTCGAACACCTGCGAGCGCTCGACGCGCCGCTCCGGCTGTCGGACCTGCCGGCCTACGTCCGAGCGCTCGGGCTCGCGCCGGATCTGATGCGGTCCAAGACGCTACAGGGGGTGCCGCTGCGGCATCACGACATCGCGGTGGGCCACTTTTTTCTCGCGGAGAAGGAAGGTGGAGAGGAGTTCACCGACGCGGACGAGGAGGTGCTGATGCTGTTCGCGTCCCAGGCGGCGACGGCGATCGCCAACGCCCGCGCGCACCGCGATGAGCGAAGGGCACGGGCCGACCTGGAGACGCTGATCGAAACCTCGCCGGTGGGTGTCGTGGTCTTCGATGGACGGACGGGCCAGCTCCTGTCGTTCAACCGGGAGGCACGACGGATCGTCGATGTACTTAGCATGCCCGGGACCTCCTCGGAGGCGCTGCTGGAACTGATCACCTTCCGCCGCGCCGACGGGCGGGAACTGGCCCTGGCCGAGTTCCCGCTGACGCAGTTGTTGAGCAGCGGCGAGACGGTGCGCGGCGAGGAGATGACGCTGTCGGTGCCCGACGGCCGACACGTGACCACGCTGGTCAACGCGACGCCGATTCAGACGACCGACGGCGCCGTCGAATCGGTCGTGGTCACCCTGCAGGACCTGGCGCCGCTGGAGCAGATCGAGCGGCTGCGCGCAGAGTTCCTGCAGATCGTGAGCCACGAACTCAGGACGCCACTGATCTCGATCAAGGGTTCGACGGCCACCGTGCTGGGAAGCTCGGCGGCGCCCGACGCGGCCGAGATGCTGCAGTTCTTCCGCGTCATCGACGACCAGGCCGACCGCATGCATGGCCTTATTGGCGATTTGCTCGACCACGGACGCATCGTGACCGGCACGCTGTCGGTGTCCCCCGAGGCGGTCGAGGTCGCCCACGTCGTGGACCGGGCGCGGAGCGACTTTGAGAGAGGCACCGGGACGCACCCGCTCGACATCGACCTGCCGGAGGACCTCCCTCGCGTCTTCGCCGACCGCGTGCGCGTCGTCCAGGTTCTCAACAACCTCCTGTCCAACGCGGCGAGGTACTCGCCCGAGTCGTCGCCCGTCCGCGTGAACGCAGCGAGGGACGGCGTACATGTGACCATCACGGTGACCGACCAGGGTCGGGGCGTGCCGCCGGACCGGCTGCCGCACCTGTTTCGCAGGTATACGGCGCCCGCCGCGGGGGACCGCCACGGCGGGCTGCGGGGAGCGGGTCTGGGGCTCACGATCTGCAAGGGACTCGTGGAAGCGCACGGGGGCCGCATTTGGGCCGAGAGCGACGGTCCGGGACGCGGCACGCGGTTCACATTCACGCTCCCGGTGGCTGAGGAGGTGTATGCCGCCGCGGCACGTCCGGCGGCGGGGGGCCGAAGTCCGGCTCAGGAAGGAGTGCATGGCACGCGAGTCCTGGTCGTCGACGATGATCCGCAGACCCTGCGGTACGCTCGGGACGCGCTCACCGAAGCAGGTTACGTGCCGGTCGTGACCGGCGACCCGGACGAAGTGGTTGATCTCGTCAGGACGCACAAACCCGGGCTGGCCCTGCTGGACCTGCTACTCCCCGGGACCGACGGGATCGCTCTGATGGAGCGGATCCCCGAACTGACGGACGTTCCGGTGATCTTCATCTCCGCTTACGGGAGGGAGGAAACGGTCGTCAGGGCGTTGGACGCGGGCGCGGTGGATTACATCGTCAAACCCTTCTCTCCATCGGAACTGGGGGCGAGGGTGCGGGCCGCCTTGCGCCGAGTGGCCGGCCCGAA
This portion of the Candidatus Palauibacter australiensis genome encodes:
- a CDS encoding response regulator, yielding MAESSAEWQRQVEALRERVTRLSAAVLRISSTLDLDTVLQEVADSARALTGARYGLITTVDRAGHLEDFVTSGFTPREKDEMASWPDGPRLFEHLRALDAPLRLSDLPAYVRALGLAPDLMRSKTLQGVPLRHHDIAVGHFFLAEKEGGEEFTDADEEVLMLFASQAATAIANARAHRDERRARADLETLIETSPVGVVVFDGRTGQLLSFNREARRIVDVLSMPGTSSEALLELITFRRADGRELALAEFPLTQLLSSGETVRGEEMTLSVPDGRHVTTLVNATPIQTTDGAVESVVVTLQDLAPLEQIERLRAEFLQIVSHELRTPLISIKGSTATVLGSSAAPDAAEMLQFFRVIDDQADRMHGLIGDLLDHGRIVTGTLSVSPEAVEVAHVVDRARSDFERGTGTHPLDIDLPEDLPRVFADRVRVVQVLNNLLSNAARYSPESSPVRVNAARDGVHVTITVTDQGRGVPPDRLPHLFRRYTAPAAGDRHGGLRGAGLGLTICKGLVEAHGGRIWAESDGPGRGTRFTFTLPVAEEVYAAAARPAAGGRSPAQEGVHGTRVLVVDDDPQTLRYARDALTEAGYVPVVTGDPDEVVDLVRTHKPGLALLDLLLPGTDGIALMERIPELTDVPVIFISAYGREETVVRALDAGAVDYIVKPFSPSELGARVRAALRRVAGPKPFALGQLAIRYDARRVSVAGRQVQLTATEYELLRVLSMNVGRVLTYESILRQAWGGRHAGTPDPKLVRAVVKRLRRKLGDDAANPAYIRNERGVGYYMPTEGV
- a CDS encoding NAD(P)/FAD-dependent oxidoreductase gives rise to the protein MNPRRVVIIGGGAAGLSAAYTLKKKGIEPMLLESLAHVGGRLAGEQVDGFFVDAGADFFTSSCDVAHEMCHELGVPQARSKMKLGWYRHGRWVTTTPGLSATNLIRNLPAAGSLGFLSPRSIRACRKLFGDTTHRSTRLGFMSDSRLAEWNDAETFGDYLDRIAVPQSVQSTLKGFFEAITMGDVGNSGQAYMLTYVSEILLRADKLWVPEKGTSDLARALAAACGDAIRVSTTVHRVEARSDIVTRVATDAGPIEADAVICAVPATRVPDLIPELPDGIRRALETVTYSSGCRVVIGLDRPPLPAGWHGAIHPDDDTPLLLDRSVNLPACAPPGKSTLDLIIGKDRAKELLALDDEEIKRELLREARLNPPPGSALPADDEGLFTRVYRWKEAVCMGRPGMFRAISDMHRPHGRGFCNLFFAGDYMRTPSVNGALASGVRAAEEVADFLARQSPGMALSGSALSASARLRDSPPYGRSLTDQ